Sequence from the Phragmites australis chromosome 6, lpPhrAust1.1, whole genome shotgun sequence genome:
taataaaaattaaacatGCAATATCTTCAGGATTTGTGACTCTAAGGGGCCAGCAGTAATACTCAGGATTCATGACAGCAATCAACACATTCTGAGATTAGGAAAAAAACAAGACAAGATGCTACCTCAAagttgatgaaagaaacaataaGTTTAAATACTAGAAATAAACTGCAAAATAACAGAACAAGATTAAATGTAAAATTCATGGTAGAATGATTAATTGCACACTAACCTTATGGATAGCAAGCCTCCCGTCTTCCTGTAAGGTGCATTTGCAAGATATCGTAGAATCGCTTTGATGCTTATCGAACACCTGTCAATTTTTGCAGACCCCAAAATTCATTTACTTATCTGAACCCAAAGAAATCGCAATATACATTGCATCAGAGCATTGAACGAGCAAACCTTCACATGGTAGTGTTCCTTGGATGAATCAAACTCCAGCCCCATCCTCGTCACCGCGGATCGCTCCATATCATCCAGACACTCACTAGGCACGCTCGTGTAGAACAATTTATGTAGATTGCTCTTGGAACCATCTTCCCCTGCTTTCGCGGCCTCGCAGAGTGTTTCCAAGGAGACGGGCGATCCATCGCTGCACGACACCATCCACAGCAGCTCGTTGCAATCAGCATTCATCACAAGATCACGCGAAGCAAAGGTCCACGTAATGGTAAATCGCAAATAGGACGGGCAAAAGAAGAAGACTCACGGCTGGCACTGGAAGAGCAACTTCCCCACCCTGGCCACGAGGCTCAGCTTCACCAACTCCCCCTGTTCCTTAGGCGCGTCGCCCGCCTTGGCCCTCTCCGAGGCAGCGAGGAGGTCCGGCACGAACTTGTCGGCGATGGCAGCGGCCGCAGCCCCCGCAGAGTAGGAGGAACCCTCTCGCGGGGAAGAGGAGGCGACGAGGGCAAGGGGCTTGGCGCCGGTCTTGCGCTCGATAGGGACGCAGGGGAAGGGCTCGAGGCGCAGGAGCGGCTCGCCGTCGCCATCTTCGGGGCCGAGGGAGAAGGGCGGGAGTGGGGACCAGCGGGAGACGCagccggcggcgtggatgatcTTGTTGGAAGGGCCTGGGTAGcgcgcgccggcgccgcggtggcggccgcgaggggaggagagggagagggatcggaggggggaggagagggaCAAAGGGGGCGGGGCGGGGGTGGGCGTGGGCGTGGACGCGGTGGTGCTGGGGTGGCGCTTGTGGGGCGGTAGGtacgccatggccgccgccgccgaaagCAGGCGAAGAGGTTTTAGTGTGTTTTTTCCCCTATTTTCACCTTTTCGGAAATTATTTCTGATAATGGATTGATAGCATTATCATAGTTAGCGTGGATGTTACGGTTAGTATGGCGTGTTACGATGAGCGATGCTAACGTTGAATTCGTGCTGTAGATGGGATTTAACGTGACACAAATTCTGCGCTAAGGACTATAGCTCGTATACTTCATGACTCGTGCCAAAAGCACTTGCGCGGACCCTACAAGCACTGTGTGGGTTGCTTCACattctctcctcttctctctt
This genomic interval carries:
- the LOC133922111 gene encoding uncharacterized protein LOC133922111 isoform X2 yields the protein MAYLPPHKRHPSTTASTPTPTPAPPPLSLSSPLRSLSLSSPRGRHRGAGARYPGPSNKIIHAAGCVSRWSPLPPFSLGPEDGDGEPLLRLEPFPCVPIERKTGAKPLALVASSSPREGSSYSAGAAAAAIADKFVPDLLAASERAKAGDAPKEQGELVKLSLVARVGKLLFQCQPDGSPVSLETLCEAAKAGEDGSKSNLHKLFYTSVPSECLDDMERSAVTRMGLEFDSSKEHYHVKVFDKHQSDSTISCKCTLQEDGRLAIHKVELNQVRQLVEDISCLFKGLDLRLMLCAKRILKHLDSEVESAIKSLVSSAVIDPNVKGGLRWPLGKESIGERFSIVGVWHTNYKAFRNETLRLKLRHADRFDHRSSTGEVSNEVTFKLIGISRRLEDADQEESSLKEMLVSAVQMIWDNALNYKIAP
- the LOC133922111 gene encoding uncharacterized protein LOC133922111 isoform X1; translation: MAYLPPHKRHPSTTASTPTPTPAPPPLSLSSPLRSLSLSSPRGRHRGAGARYPGPSNKIIHAAGCVSRWSPLPPFSLGPEDGDGEPLLRLEPFPCVPIERKTGAKPLALVASSSPREGSSYSAGAAAAAIADKFVPDLLAASERAKAGDAPKEQGELVKLSLVARVGKLLFQCQPDGSPVSLETLCEAAKAGEDGSKSNLHKLFYTSVPSECLDDMERSAVTRMGLEFDSSKEHYHVKVFDKHQSDSTISCKCTLQEDGRLAIHKVELNQVRQLVEDISCLFKGLDLRLMLCAKRILKHLDLQSEVESAIKSLVSSAVIDPNVKGGLRWPLGKESIGERFSIVGVWHTNYKAFRNETLRLKLRHADRFDHRSSTGEVSNEVTFKLIGISRRLEDADQEESSLKEMLVSAVQMIWDNALNYKIAP